The following proteins are encoded in a genomic region of Flammeovirga pectinis:
- a CDS encoding LruC domain-containing protein → MRNFLLTKISLAIFLITLSLGCSSTSDDSPGPTTNTKDGGTLLYIDNTSEFEKIDIPDGFNYEMTSEVTFTTSRKNGVGKIVYAFYTIDYNNTHTFIGKALSNTDGVLEYKVNIAGYIEKIYVTMRYRGTLYSKTIAKNSTNLQIIFDENSTQVESSNTRTKACNDVIYAVNNSGQAFTINIGNNTVDNVTSLAEGGSKASAVNAAGDKLYYDINGSIYTMDMSNVNGNGTLVDNSGAPLSPPNLNSNQYTGLEYIADQNILIAYKNKELYILSPSNYSIVRKPTMSGFNGSDTGIDGDVAIDIAGNYFLATNYGLYSINFASDYSTAALTLITNSSFPYTITGIGFDSDNILYASTDDIPSKLITIDTQTGVHNVVFTLPGNIDDFSISRCDIVSIDTDGDGVADIDDTYPNDINKAFNNFAPAENVNSYLAYEDLYPNKGDFDFNDIIVEYNANLITNGNNEITFIKFKFKVKSVGAANPSGFAIELPVEAAKIKSVTGMSITAPGTINLETNGVESGIPANKTVFAVFDNSFNILSQSGNVKASSLINITVEFKTPVAYASLNQVPYNPFIFTQGDRANEVHLPGKQYTVKFNTDLLSAGQDAGNYKTAQGHPWALHIPVEFAPPKEEVDITTAYKRFNSFITSNGSQDIGWYTNQSGNRDDEKLAY, encoded by the coding sequence ATGAGAAATTTTTTACTCACCAAAATTAGTCTTGCAATATTTCTTATCACACTATCATTAGGGTGTTCAAGTACATCTGATGATTCACCCGGTCCTACTACCAATACAAAAGATGGAGGGACATTATTGTATATTGATAATACCTCCGAATTTGAAAAAATTGATATTCCTGATGGTTTCAATTATGAAATGACGTCAGAAGTTACTTTTACAACTTCTCGAAAAAATGGAGTGGGTAAAATAGTGTATGCTTTTTACACCATTGATTACAATAATACACACACATTCATAGGGAAAGCATTATCTAATACAGACGGTGTTTTAGAATATAAAGTAAATATTGCTGGTTACATTGAAAAAATATATGTAACAATGAGATACAGAGGTACATTATATTCCAAAACAATTGCAAAAAACTCAACAAATTTACAAATTATATTTGACGAAAACTCTACACAAGTAGAAAGCTCAAATACGAGAACAAAAGCATGTAATGATGTCATATATGCAGTTAATAATTCTGGACAAGCATTTACCATAAACATTGGCAACAACACTGTAGATAATGTAACTTCTTTAGCGGAAGGCGGTAGCAAGGCAAGTGCAGTTAATGCTGCAGGTGATAAGTTATATTATGATATCAACGGCTCTATTTACACAATGGATATGAGTAATGTGAATGGTAATGGTACATTAGTTGACAACTCTGGTGCTCCATTATCTCCACCAAATTTAAACAGTAATCAATATACAGGACTTGAATATATAGCTGACCAAAATATCTTAATTGCTTACAAAAACAAAGAATTATACATTTTAAGCCCTTCTAATTACAGTATTGTTAGAAAACCTACAATGAGTGGTTTTAACGGTAGTGATACAGGTATTGATGGAGATGTAGCAATTGATATTGCAGGAAATTATTTCCTTGCAACAAATTATGGATTGTATTCTATAAATTTTGCAAGTGATTATTCTACAGCTGCACTAACATTAATTACAAATAGCAGTTTCCCATACACAATCACAGGTATAGGTTTTGATAGTGATAATATATTATATGCATCAACTGATGATATTCCATCAAAATTAATCACAATAGATACGCAGACTGGTGTACATAATGTTGTCTTTACTCTTCCAGGTAACATTGATGATTTTTCAATATCAAGATGTGATATAGTCTCAATAGATACTGATGGAGATGGGGTGGCAGATATTGATGATACTTACCCTAATGATATAAATAAGGCATTTAATAACTTTGCTCCTGCAGAAAATGTAAACTCTTATTTAGCTTACGAGGATTTGTACCCAAACAAAGGTGATTTTGATTTTAATGATATCATTGTTGAATATAATGCGAACCTTATCACGAACGGCAACAATGAAATCACATTTATCAAATTTAAATTTAAAGTAAAGTCAGTAGGTGCAGCAAATCCATCGGGTTTTGCAATAGAATTACCAGTTGAAGCAGCAAAGATTAAATCTGTTACAGGCATGTCGATAACTGCACCGGGTACAATTAATCTTGAAACCAATGGAGTAGAATCTGGCATACCGGCAAATAAAACCGTATTTGCTGTATTCGATAATTCCTTTAATATTTTAAGTCAATCTGGTAATGTAAAAGCGAGTAGCCTTATTAATATAACAGTAGAATTCAAAACTCCTGTAGCCTACGCTAGCTTAAACCAAGTACCTTATAATCCTTTCATCTTTACACAAGGAGACAGAGCAAACGAGGTACACTTACCTGGTAAACAATATACAGTTAAATTTAATACCGATTTATTATCTGCAGGACAAGATGCTGGTAATTATAAAACAGCTCAAGGACACCCATGGGCATTACACATTCCTGTAGAATTTGCCCCTCCAAAAGAAGAAGTGGATATTACTACAGCTTATAAGAGGTTTAATAGCTTTATTACATCAAATGGTTCTCAAGATATTGGTTGGTACACAAACCAAAGTGGTAACCGTGATGATGAAAAATTAGCCTATTAA
- a CDS encoding T9SS type A sorting domain-containing protein, producing the protein MDTALIHTDAMDVSNMILTFNGDAFTSGTTSGYSNLSAALSVNFKDNPAVTDSDFEITSTVPFAETASDDGEVGGAIVLTLVGGDSLSGVIGSDLVDLEYVRGVNIPDGLELSVIKNSHTQATISLKGNAENHEDANDINVGWFFEDSAFVYLDADQIDFSNTTSLIEIDFQTIIVEIENSDFIEISNTGFTESNTNDGSVEGSIVLSLVGGDQLTGANGDDLVATGLVIADGVPSGLSLSIIQDTPLQITISLTGNAAAHKATDNATFGWTFTDNAFEILAASIIDYAINPNSQSITFTTETPPPFTDSDFQIVSTIPFIEQVVDNGIVNGEIVLNLAGGDTLTGKIGDDFVTDAKLLTQNIPNGLTLSAIKNSSTQITLRLNGVAVDHSSANRTFGWTFTDNAFAALPAEVVELAQVSSVGIEFHDGYTPELTFTTSRKNDSTTFYEVIPYVGGLGNAYIQFRLSYDTFVDTIENYISIDNLPAGIKPVITKNTNSLLTITFDSIAANHAPSDSTIANITFEDGAFTGYPNTDVAGYQQDISIKFQEYQGLAYDSTRLVENKRNDGSIDGEVKITLLGGQKFTGFNGELFSSNGKVLFTYVPDGLNGRIERISETEALLSFTGNATAHSKLVDDISNVIISFQDIAFTNPEGPPLVHKLVNDFAIEYVNTPEGPTFTFNTKKFNESSEDDGSIDNQVMISLYNATFHDDLSIDNVSINNLPSDYTMSLERVTSTQAILSLSGTSLLHFKENNIDNLEINFIDNDVAVVNEFSIDSVEDHSFISSITYQEKYGLYWDEMAFYEDTINFDGAIVSSQIIRIGGGETFVGTTGDNLIQYTNYANFPNGLTPVLERISDTKVQLFFTGIAHHHDYINTAYDGGIIFNAAAFTKNTVNYLKDISHLNIQFHYEDTPGLSWSKINLAESFNFDGSVADTVLISAQGRATFTANSTDFITDELVTITGVPDGLTANLIVVDQKNLKLYFNGNATSHLDTDDIDNLNVTFNSTAFENNDISNFGKVFQTLSINFRDSAPYLTWSNGLFTEANTDDGSVEGTMTVNLVGDAFVDAVGTEITGITTENTPDGLTPVLTVTSSTSAALTFTGNATEHKDINDSEDFLITFSASAFVASDVSTFIGLANTDYPIRFNFNDTPITASEFEILSFAAFKESKDNDGSVDGELVLQLTGGDVLTGINGQNLVKQNLVTPVNVPSGLFLKVIQNSATQVTISFVGNASSEQNTITFGWEFTDNAFANLTAAEINLAVNRKAYQIEFSDPNQSNFDGENWSNGSPSKTTNVVIDENATLNVSSPINVNSISLSPGSKINIAENGGLTVSGDVVNYGVIKIANGGYIIQEENSDYLGTGTVEYTIVGDGLETVYNYFSSPYVSEQSFGGNIYSYNPTLPQSNSYSELNKGWQAHNGAMTPGQGYTATNVDQEVLSGTPNNGDINVSVYKGAHTGFNLIGNPYLSPIDIDKFVALNGPDDNNVIEPTIYLWDQDISDENNFQSADYATYKPGIGAVAGGSTETPNGEIAVGQGFYIEAKSSGTVIFRNSMRSTDNSQFFRVKESNEVARLWLNVHHENSSFNQTLIAFKDNADDLYDPTLDVKKLVGNTNFTLYSQIENEDDKYVINVFNNFAIDEKEIALGLVTSFDGEHEFELADYDHLENFPILLVDNKTGLEYNLKEESVKIYLPKGDYSDRFTMKFREANVLSNRTTLEEVLLGTSHGKLHLLTNQLVSVLKVFDLNGQEILQLKDLSPNSTIDHQLDKGIYIIQIQQENTIETQKIVLK; encoded by the coding sequence ATGGATACGGCTTTGATTCATACAGATGCAATGGATGTTTCTAACATGATACTTACTTTTAATGGAGATGCTTTTACAAGTGGTACAACCTCCGGCTATTCGAATTTATCTGCAGCATTAAGTGTCAATTTTAAAGATAATCCAGCAGTTACAGACAGTGATTTCGAAATAACATCTACTGTGCCCTTTGCTGAAACTGCCTCTGATGATGGTGAGGTTGGTGGGGCAATTGTTCTTACCCTTGTAGGTGGTGATAGTCTTAGTGGTGTAATTGGTAGCGACCTTGTAGACCTTGAGTATGTAAGAGGAGTAAATATTCCTGATGGTTTAGAATTATCTGTCATCAAGAATTCTCATACGCAAGCAACAATTTCATTAAAAGGAAATGCTGAAAATCATGAAGACGCCAATGACATTAATGTAGGATGGTTTTTTGAAGACAGTGCATTCGTTTATTTAGATGCGGATCAAATAGATTTTTCGAATACAACATCACTTATAGAAATTGATTTCCAAACAATTATTGTAGAAATAGAAAACAGTGATTTTATAGAAATTAGCAATACCGGTTTTACAGAAAGTAATACAAACGATGGTTCTGTAGAAGGTTCAATTGTTTTAAGCCTTGTTGGTGGAGATCAACTTACAGGAGCAAATGGAGACGATCTAGTAGCTACTGGTTTGGTTATAGCTGATGGTGTTCCAAGTGGTTTATCACTTTCTATTATTCAAGATACCCCTTTGCAAATAACAATTTCTCTAACAGGGAATGCTGCGGCTCATAAAGCAACAGATAACGCTACATTTGGTTGGACTTTTACTGATAATGCATTTGAAATTTTGGCTGCTAGTATTATTGATTATGCAATTAACCCTAACTCTCAATCCATTACATTTACAACAGAAACACCCCCTCCATTTACAGACAGTGATTTTCAGATTGTCAGTACTATTCCATTTATAGAACAAGTAGTTGACAACGGTATTGTAAATGGAGAGATCGTTTTAAATTTGGCAGGTGGAGATACATTAACGGGTAAGATTGGAGATGATTTTGTGACAGATGCAAAACTTTTAACTCAAAATATTCCAAATGGACTAACCCTCTCTGCAATCAAAAATTCTTCTACACAAATTACACTTCGCTTAAATGGAGTTGCCGTAGATCATTCTTCAGCCAATAGAACTTTTGGATGGACTTTTACAGATAATGCCTTTGCAGCTTTACCTGCAGAAGTAGTAGAATTAGCTCAAGTTTCTAGTGTAGGTATTGAATTTCATGATGGTTACACTCCTGAGTTAACTTTCACTACTTCAAGAAAAAATGATAGCACTACTTTTTATGAAGTTATACCATATGTTGGAGGTTTAGGTAATGCCTATATTCAGTTCCGATTATCGTATGATACTTTTGTTGATACTATTGAAAATTATATCTCTATTGATAACTTACCCGCAGGAATAAAACCTGTTATTACTAAAAATACAAATTCGCTACTTACAATAACATTTGATAGCATTGCTGCAAATCACGCTCCTTCAGATAGTACAATCGCTAATATAACTTTTGAAGATGGTGCATTTACAGGTTACCCGAATACTGATGTGGCAGGGTACCAACAAGATATATCTATTAAATTTCAAGAATATCAAGGTTTAGCTTACGATTCAACTCGATTAGTAGAAAATAAAAGAAATGATGGTTCTATAGATGGCGAAGTTAAAATTACTTTACTTGGTGGACAAAAGTTTACTGGTTTTAATGGTGAGCTTTTTAGTAGTAATGGTAAAGTATTATTTACCTATGTTCCAGATGGTCTAAATGGACGTATTGAAAGAATTTCTGAAACTGAGGCCCTCTTAAGTTTTACAGGGAATGCAACAGCTCATTCTAAATTAGTTGACGATATTTCTAACGTAATTATTAGTTTTCAAGATATCGCATTTACAAACCCTGAGGGTCCTCCATTGGTACATAAATTAGTAAATGATTTTGCTATTGAATATGTTAATACACCAGAAGGCCCTACTTTTACGTTCAACACAAAAAAATTTAATGAAAGTTCAGAAGATGATGGCAGTATAGATAATCAAGTCATGATATCATTATATAATGCTACTTTCCATGATGATTTATCAATTGATAATGTCTCAATTAATAACCTCCCAAGTGATTATACAATGAGCTTAGAAAGAGTGACTTCCACACAAGCTATATTATCACTTTCAGGAACATCTTTACTTCATTTTAAAGAAAATAATATCGACAATTTAGAAATAAATTTTATTGATAATGATGTTGCAGTAGTAAATGAATTTAGTATTGACTCTGTAGAAGACCACTCGTTTATTTCTAGTATTACTTACCAAGAAAAGTATGGTTTATATTGGGATGAAATGGCTTTTTATGAAGACACTATAAATTTTGATGGAGCAATCGTTTCGTCTCAAATAATTAGAATTGGTGGTGGAGAAACTTTTGTCGGAACAACAGGAGACAATTTGATTCAATATACAAATTATGCAAATTTTCCTAACGGTTTAACACCGGTTCTTGAACGCATAAGTGATACTAAAGTACAATTATTTTTTACAGGTATAGCACATCATCACGATTATATAAATACTGCTTATGATGGAGGAATAATTTTCAATGCAGCTGCCTTTACTAAAAATACAGTCAATTATTTAAAAGATATTTCTCACCTAAATATTCAATTCCATTACGAAGATACTCCAGGCTTAAGTTGGTCTAAAATTAACCTAGCAGAATCTTTTAACTTTGATGGCTCTGTTGCTGATACCGTTCTAATTTCTGCACAGGGAAGAGCTACATTTACTGCAAATAGTACCGATTTTATTACGGATGAATTAGTAACAATTACAGGTGTACCTGATGGGTTAACTGCTAATTTAATAGTAGTTGATCAAAAGAACCTTAAATTGTACTTCAACGGAAATGCAACATCTCATTTAGATACAGATGATATCGATAACTTAAATGTAACCTTTAATTCTACTGCATTCGAGAATAACGATATTAGTAATTTTGGAAAAGTATTTCAAACATTAAGTATCAATTTTAGAGACTCTGCCCCATATTTAACATGGAGTAATGGTTTGTTTACAGAAGCAAATACTGATGATGGTAGTGTTGAAGGAACAATGACTGTAAATTTAGTAGGTGATGCTTTTGTTGATGCAGTAGGAACCGAAATTACAGGAATTACGACAGAAAACACACCAGATGGTTTAACACCAGTATTAACAGTAACAAGTTCTACAAGTGCAGCATTAACTTTTACGGGTAATGCAACAGAACACAAAGATATAAATGATTCAGAAGATTTTTTGATTACATTTAGTGCTTCCGCTTTTGTGGCTTCAGATGTTTCTACTTTTATTGGTCTTGCAAATACGGACTACCCTATTCGTTTTAATTTTAATGACACTCCGATTACGGCAAGTGAATTTGAGATACTCTCTTTTGCTGCATTTAAAGAAAGTAAGGACAACGATGGTAGCGTGGATGGAGAATTAGTTTTACAATTAACCGGTGGAGATGTTCTTACAGGTATTAACGGTCAGAACCTTGTGAAACAAAATTTGGTAACCCCTGTAAATGTACCGAGTGGTTTATTTTTAAAAGTAATTCAGAACAGTGCTACGCAAGTAACAATCTCTTTTGTAGGCAATGCAAGTTCTGAACAAAATACAATTACTTTTGGATGGGAATTTACTGATAACGCATTTGCTAATTTAACTGCTGCTGAGATTAATTTAGCCGTAAATCGAAAGGCATATCAAATAGAATTTTCTGATCCTAATCAATCAAATTTTGATGGTGAAAATTGGTCGAACGGTTCACCATCTAAAACTACAAATGTTGTCATAGATGAAAACGCAACATTAAATGTATCCTCTCCTATCAATGTCAATTCTATTAGTTTATCACCAGGAAGTAAAATAAATATTGCTGAAAATGGTGGACTAACTGTTAGTGGTGATGTTGTTAATTATGGGGTGATTAAAATTGCAAATGGCGGTTACATTATTCAAGAAGAAAATTCGGATTATTTAGGTACAGGTACTGTAGAATATACAATTGTGGGCGATGGTTTAGAAACGGTATATAACTATTTTTCTAGTCCATATGTTTCAGAACAAAGTTTTGGAGGCAATATTTACAGTTATAATCCGACACTACCTCAAAGCAATAGTTATTCTGAATTAAACAAAGGTTGGCAAGCCCATAATGGGGCAATGACTCCCGGACAAGGCTATACGGCTACTAATGTAGATCAAGAAGTACTTTCTGGAACACCTAATAATGGAGATATAAATGTGAGTGTATATAAAGGTGCCCACACTGGATTCAATTTAATAGGAAATCCTTATTTATCACCCATCGACATTGATAAATTTGTTGCTTTAAATGGTCCAGATGACAACAATGTAATTGAGCCTACGATCTACCTATGGGATCAAGATATAAGTGATGAAAATAACTTTCAATCTGCAGATTATGCTACCTACAAACCCGGTATTGGTGCTGTTGCAGGTGGAAGCACAGAAACACCAAATGGTGAAATTGCAGTAGGTCAAGGTTTCTATATAGAAGCAAAATCTTCTGGTACAGTTATCTTTAGAAACAGTATGAGATCTACGGATAACTCTCAGTTTTTTAGAGTGAAAGAATCAAATGAAGTAGCTAGATTATGGTTAAATGTACATCACGAAAATAGTAGTTTTAACCAGACGCTTATTGCTTTTAAAGACAACGCAGATGATCTATACGACCCTACTCTCGATGTGAAGAAATTAGTAGGAAACACGAATTTCACATTGTATTCTCAAATAGAAAATGAAGATGACAAATATGTAATTAATGTTTTCAATAATTTTGCTATCGATGAAAAAGAAATTGCTCTTGGGTTAGTCACTTCATTTGATGGTGAACACGAATTTGAACTAGCAGATTATGATCACCTAGAAAATTTTCCAATTCTTTTAGTTGATAATAAAACAGGTTTAGAATACAACCTTAAAGAAGAAAGTGTAAAAATATATTTACCTAAAGGGGATTATTCTGATAGGTTTACAATGAAATTTAGAGAAGCAAATGTATTAAGTAATAGAACTACTTTAGAAGAGGTATTATTGGGTACTTCGCATGGAAAGTTACATCTCCTTACAAATCAATTGGTAAGTGTTTTAAAAGTATTTGATTTAAACGGTCAGGAAATTCTTCAATTGAAAGACCTTTCGCCAAATTCAACAATAGATCATCAATTAGATAAGGGTATTTATATTATTCAAATACAACAAGAAAATACTATTGAAACACAGAAAATAGTACTCAAATAA
- a CDS encoding tail fiber protein, with protein sequence MLLNLSRFFTTIILILASNLVIAQGFVIQGVARNAGHAALSDKLLSFSFSVQSSNGSTTYYSEAKSIQTDTYGVFSHVIGQGDNKSGDIADVPYGHGNLKLVVSVTNDGQTNIISDQPFNYVPYAYQAANGAPAGSIMPYVGASAPAGWILCDGSSVPNGTVLKDVLGVDNAPDLRGIFLRGTGTSSAYKNSSDEFLTGPNLNNYEKDQVRNHNHSVGTYVLSNAGAHSHSYYKYTGGAHSKVNVDVGGYGYGSDSYQTDTQGDHAHNMSGNSGNPTANSGSENKPASYGVTYIIKL encoded by the coding sequence ATGCTACTTAATTTATCTAGATTCTTCACCACTATTATCCTTATACTAGCAAGTAACCTAGTTATAGCTCAAGGATTTGTAATTCAAGGAGTGGCTCGAAATGCAGGACATGCTGCATTAAGTGATAAACTTTTAAGTTTTTCTTTTTCTGTGCAAAGCAGTAATGGATCAACAACTTATTATAGTGAAGCAAAATCAATACAGACAGATACTTACGGTGTCTTCTCTCATGTAATTGGACAAGGAGATAATAAATCAGGTGATATAGCTGATGTTCCTTATGGACATGGTAACCTTAAACTTGTTGTTTCAGTTACCAACGATGGACAAACAAATATCATTTCAGATCAACCTTTTAATTATGTTCCTTATGCTTACCAAGCAGCCAATGGAGCACCAGCAGGTTCAATTATGCCTTATGTAGGTGCATCAGCACCAGCAGGGTGGATTTTATGTGATGGAAGTTCAGTTCCAAATGGTACAGTATTAAAAGATGTATTAGGTGTGGATAATGCTCCAGATTTAAGAGGTATCTTCTTAAGAGGTACAGGTACAAGTAGTGCTTATAAAAATAGTAGTGACGAATTTTTAACAGGACCAAACTTAAATAATTACGAGAAAGATCAAGTTAGAAATCACAATCATTCAGTAGGCACATATGTATTGAGTAATGCTGGTGCCCACTCACATAGTTATTATAAATATACAGGTGGTGCTCATAGTAAAGTTAACGTTGATGTTGGTGGATATGGTTACGGTAGTGATTCGTATCAAACAGATACACAAGGTGATCACGCCCATAATATGTCAGGTAATTCTGGTAACCCTACGGCTAACAGTGGTTCAGAAAACAAACCTGCCAGTTATGGTGTAACATACATAATCAAGCTGTAA